A part of Lacerta agilis isolate rLacAgi1 chromosome 7, rLacAgi1.pri, whole genome shotgun sequence genomic DNA contains:
- the CAVIN4 gene encoding caveolae-associated protein 4, producing the protein MDHREATLEADKIHQNRLPSVTDDDEEEQDAAFTIVRVLDKVATIVDSVQASQKRIEERHREMEDAIKTIQIDLLKLAQAHSNTGYTVNKLLEKTRKVSARVKEVRARVEKQNTNVQKVEAKQEEMLRKNKFRVVIYQEDIPCPLSLSVIKDRTQGERLEDAFCPPDDLSSDEEYYIEESKAARFKKSGMRRINNIKKAFSRENLQKTRQNFGKRVDRLRTRIVTPERRERIRQSGERLRQTGIRFKKNISNAAPTKETFKKKKKPKEQAMAEGQDGTQEATGDTTTTTADSGDAEPVSEEISYTEVITKVKKDKGGGLKGPSQAEEKIVITPEKIVLKQEAKDEDVLLLDLKQSA; encoded by the exons ATGGATCACCGTGAAGCCACCTTGGAGGCGGATAAAATCCACCAGAATCGCCTGCCCAGCGTCAcggacgacgacgaggaggagcAAGATGCCGCCTTTACCATTGTCAGAGTCTTGGACAAAGTGGCGACCATTGTGGACAGTGTGCAGGCGAGTCAGAAACGCATCGAAGAGAGGCACAGAGAAATGGAGGATGCCATCAAGACCATTCAGATAGACCTTCTGAAGCTCGCTCAGGCCCACAGCAACACTGGCTACACAGTCAACAAGCTGCTGGAGAAAACCCGCAAAGTGAGCGCTCGTGTCAAAGAAGTGCGGGCACGTGTCGAGAAGCAGAACACTAACGTGCAGAAGGTTGAGGCCAAGCAAGAGGAAATGCTGCGGAAAAACAAGTTTCGTGTTGTCATTTATCAG GAGGACATTCCGTGCCCATTGTCTCTGTCAGTTATCAAAGACCGGACACAAGGGGAACGCCTAGAAGATGCCTTCTGCCCACCTGACGATCTCTCTTCCGATGAGGAGTATTACATAGAAGAAAGCAAAGCAGCCCGGTTTAAGAAGTCAGGCATGAGACGTATCAACAATATAAAAAAGGCCTTCTCCAGAGAGAACCTCCAGAAGACAAGGCAAAATTTTGGCAAGAGGGTGGACAGGCTCCGAACGAGAATAGTAACGCCAGAGAGGAGAGAGCGAATAAGGCAGTCAGGAGAGAGGCTGAGGCAAACTGGGATAAGATTTAAGAAAAATATATCCAATGCCGCACCAACCAAGGAGaccttcaagaagaagaagaaacctaaAGAGCAGGCAATGGCTGAAGGTCAAGATGGAACCCAAGAGGCTACCGgcgatacaacaacaacaacagctgacaGTGGGGATGCCGAGCCAGTCTCTGAAGAAATTTCCTACACAGAGGTAATAACCAAAGTGAAGAAAGACAAAGGTGGTGGATTAAAAGGCCCTTCTCAGGCCGAAGAGAAGATAGTGATTACTCCTGAAAAAATAGTGCTCAAGCAGGAGGCAAAAGATGAGGATGTCCTTCTATTGGATCTGAAGCAATCTGCCTAA